In Paenarthrobacter sp. GOM3, a single window of DNA contains:
- a CDS encoding rhodanese-like domain-containing protein encodes MSIETTGLKDSTQEDTQLITAAEAATLIEEGALLIDVRSEGGRASTGAVPGAVIVNREHVEEDFSPESAHRLAQVSGTDQYIVVFCGSVNGSRPVAQKLKALGYANAVHVDGGFPALRDADIPTTGPTDQLAGTAQASTGAVAAER; translated from the coding sequence ATGTCCATCGAAACCACCGGTCTTAAAGACTCAACCCAGGAAGACACCCAACTCATCACCGCCGCGGAAGCAGCCACTCTCATCGAGGAAGGCGCCCTGCTGATCGACGTCCGCAGCGAAGGTGGCCGGGCCAGTACCGGAGCAGTTCCCGGTGCTGTGATCGTGAACCGCGAGCATGTGGAAGAGGACTTCAGCCCGGAGTCCGCCCATCGTCTTGCCCAGGTCAGCGGCACGGACCAGTACATCGTGGTGTTCTGCGGCTCCGTGAACGGTTCACGTCCCGTCGCACAGAAGCTCAAGGCCCTCGGCTACGCCAACGCTGTTCACGTCGATGGCGGATTCCCGGCCCTCCGCGACGCCGACATCCCCACCACCGGGCCCACCGACCAGCTGGCCGGCACGGCTCAGGCGTCCACCGGGGCGGTGGCCGCCGAGCGCTGA
- a CDS encoding MFS transporter produces the protein MSGPGKRSALWLCLGAGFITLLDQSMFVLAVPAMSASLHADPGSVQWILASYSLAFGVALVPAGRLGDIVGRRTLFIAGIAVFGASSLVGGLATDPSLVIIARLLQGLGAGTLNPQVLGLLQDIYSGQDRAKALGAYAAAGGSAAVCGPLIGGLILSLGDPSIGWRILFLANVPLVLILVPLAFRLLPRPASKRAGTVKPSVDILGSLLLGTVVVASLIPTIYGAGTIAVTSLGIGAGALLAFAGWEILYHRRGRTPLLSASLAKSRGYALGVVVALCQFGVGAGMAAVTAFYFLSGTGLAPLAAAAILAPQAAGMLLASSFSWRFVARYGRAGIVYALVGSLACLVAKDLSVRGLDAGTAALAVAGVGLLQGVATGLVVAPNQTLTLAHAPVGTAGVAAGFYQLSQRFAAALCSAAAAGMFLQAQGAATGEASRNAFHQGMVMCSILLGIALVAGGLDWLREARDGRNAHAAVVTSGKDAATTAAVLTPECPAAGTQRSAATAPVDA, from the coding sequence ATGAGTGGCCCAGGAAAACGTTCTGCCCTCTGGCTTTGCCTGGGTGCCGGATTCATCACGCTGCTGGACCAGTCAATGTTCGTGCTGGCAGTCCCCGCGATGTCTGCTTCCCTTCACGCCGACCCTGGCTCTGTCCAGTGGATACTTGCGAGCTACTCGCTGGCGTTCGGCGTCGCGTTGGTTCCCGCCGGCAGGTTGGGCGACATCGTTGGGCGGCGCACACTCTTCATTGCCGGCATCGCCGTCTTCGGAGCCTCCAGCCTGGTGGGCGGCCTGGCCACTGACCCATCGTTGGTCATCATTGCCCGGCTCCTCCAAGGACTCGGCGCCGGCACTCTGAATCCGCAGGTGCTTGGCCTCCTACAGGACATCTACTCCGGACAAGACCGCGCCAAAGCACTGGGCGCCTACGCAGCCGCCGGTGGATCCGCCGCGGTGTGCGGCCCGCTGATCGGCGGATTGATCCTCTCGCTGGGCGACCCCTCGATCGGATGGCGGATATTGTTCCTCGCGAACGTCCCTTTGGTGCTGATCCTGGTGCCATTGGCCTTCCGGCTCCTGCCGCGGCCGGCCAGCAAACGCGCCGGAACCGTTAAACCATCGGTAGACATCCTTGGCTCGTTGTTGCTGGGGACAGTGGTGGTGGCGTCACTCATTCCCACGATCTACGGCGCGGGCACTATTGCTGTCACCTCACTGGGGATCGGTGCAGGTGCGCTCCTGGCCTTCGCCGGCTGGGAGATCCTCTACCACCGGCGTGGCCGGACTCCGTTGCTCAGTGCCTCGCTCGCGAAATCCAGAGGCTATGCGCTTGGCGTTGTGGTGGCGCTTTGCCAATTCGGCGTCGGTGCCGGAATGGCCGCTGTGACCGCCTTCTATTTCCTCTCCGGGACGGGGCTGGCACCGTTGGCGGCCGCAGCCATCTTGGCTCCGCAAGCGGCGGGAATGCTGTTGGCGTCCAGCTTCAGTTGGCGCTTTGTTGCCCGCTACGGGCGTGCCGGGATCGTGTACGCGCTGGTGGGCAGCTTGGCCTGCCTGGTGGCAAAGGACCTTTCCGTGCGAGGACTCGACGCCGGGACGGCGGCACTTGCTGTGGCCGGCGTCGGGCTTCTCCAAGGCGTGGCAACCGGACTGGTTGTGGCGCCGAACCAGACACTCACTCTTGCGCACGCACCCGTGGGCACCGCCGGCGTGGCAGCAGGCTTTTACCAACTCAGCCAGCGGTTTGCGGCGGCACTCTGCTCAGCTGCAGCGGCCGGCATGTTCCTGCAGGCGCAGGGCGCGGCCACCGGGGAAGCGTCCAGGAATGCCTTCCACCAAGGTATGGTGATGTGCTCCATCCTGCTGGGTATCGCACTGGTGGCTGGCGGACTCGACTGGCTGCGTGAGGCGAGGGACGGCAGAAATGCACACGCCGCCGTCGTGACTTCCGGAAAGGACGCCGCGACGACGGCGGCGGTACTGACGCCGGAATGCCCGGCGGCGGGTACTCAGCGCTCGGCGGCCACCGCCCCGGTGGACGCCTGA
- a CDS encoding LLM class flavin-dependent oxidoreductase: MPIEFLGMGAGNDSTETSPATTPFFDPSYAAMIARIHEDNNWDHVLFAYNSATQDPSVHAAWVAAHTERIQLRLAHRPNVSHPTFAARSFLTLDHIAQGRLTVHFITGGSQADQAREGDFLAKDARYGRTQEYMQIVRRAWSGDSFDWNGEHYRFENFASGLGPFQGRRPGISFGGSSEAAWAVGAAEADIYALFGEPLADAAGQQEQILSRAAALGRAEPLRWQIAFRPIIAPTDELAWEKAHAILGRFQARRSAGEVIDPVRHYNQKPEAAGTQRLLAAAERGDLHDRALWTALAKAAGGGGGSATALVGSYDTVTQAILDYHELGFEIFGLRGYDFVPDAIEFGQHVIPQLKQEVAHREQGRSAEELRAGHAAARARVLAVPS; encoded by the coding sequence ATGCCTATCGAATTCCTCGGCATGGGTGCCGGCAACGACTCCACGGAGACCTCGCCGGCCACCACGCCCTTCTTCGACCCTTCTTACGCTGCGATGATCGCGCGGATCCACGAGGACAACAACTGGGACCACGTCCTGTTTGCCTACAACTCGGCCACGCAGGATCCCTCTGTCCATGCCGCGTGGGTCGCCGCTCATACCGAGCGGATCCAGTTGAGGTTGGCACACCGGCCCAACGTTTCGCACCCAACGTTCGCGGCGCGCTCTTTCCTCACGCTCGACCACATCGCGCAAGGCCGGCTGACAGTCCACTTCATCACCGGCGGGAGCCAAGCGGATCAGGCCCGCGAAGGCGATTTCCTTGCCAAGGATGCCCGGTACGGCCGGACGCAGGAGTACATGCAGATCGTACGGCGGGCGTGGTCAGGTGATTCGTTCGATTGGAACGGAGAGCATTACCGGTTCGAGAACTTCGCCTCGGGATTGGGGCCATTCCAGGGAAGACGGCCGGGCATTTCGTTCGGCGGATCGTCGGAGGCGGCCTGGGCTGTGGGCGCAGCCGAGGCCGACATTTATGCGTTGTTTGGGGAACCCCTTGCCGATGCCGCGGGGCAGCAGGAGCAGATCCTTTCGCGCGCCGCTGCTTTGGGGCGGGCTGAACCGCTGCGCTGGCAGATCGCCTTCCGGCCCATTATTGCCCCCACCGACGAGCTTGCCTGGGAGAAAGCGCACGCCATCCTGGGCAGGTTCCAGGCCCGGCGTTCCGCTGGCGAGGTGATCGATCCTGTCCGCCACTACAACCAGAAGCCCGAAGCGGCCGGGACACAGCGACTCCTCGCCGCGGCTGAGCGCGGGGACCTCCACGACCGTGCCCTCTGGACGGCCCTCGCCAAAGCGGCAGGCGGCGGAGGAGGAAGCGCGACGGCGTTGGTCGGCAGCTACGACACCGTCACCCAGGCGATCCTGGACTACCACGAGCTGGGATTCGAGATCTTCGGACTCCGCGGCTACGACTTCGTTCCCGACGCCATCGAGTTCGGACAACACGTGATCCCGCAGTTGAAGCAGGAAGTCGCGCACCGGGAGCAGGGCAGAAGCGCCGAGGAGTTGCGAGCCGGCCACGCGGCCGCCCGGGCCCGGGTGTTGGCCGTGCCTTCCTGA
- a CDS encoding methionine ABC transporter permease, which produces MTDWTTLLPVLGESFQQTIYMVVITVLLSGIAGLALGVTLYATRPGNLFANKAVFSFLNFLVNIIRPIPFIIFITAIAPLTLIIMGTTIGTTAAILPMALMAGVVIGRVVEQNLVASDPGVVEAARAMGDSRLHILWSVVIPESLAPLILGYTFMIIAIVDMSAMAGYIGGGGLGNFAIMYGYQQFNWEVTLVTVLIIIVMVQAAQLLGNFLAQRILRR; this is translated from the coding sequence ATGACCGACTGGACAACCCTTCTGCCCGTCCTGGGCGAGTCTTTTCAACAGACCATCTACATGGTGGTGATCACTGTCCTGCTCAGCGGCATAGCCGGGCTGGCGCTGGGGGTCACGCTCTATGCCACCAGGCCGGGAAACCTGTTCGCCAACAAGGCCGTGTTTTCGTTCCTGAACTTCCTGGTGAACATCATCCGGCCCATCCCGTTCATCATCTTCATCACGGCCATCGCACCTCTGACGCTGATCATCATGGGAACCACCATTGGAACCACCGCGGCTATCCTGCCCATGGCGTTGATGGCCGGCGTCGTGATTGGACGCGTGGTGGAGCAAAACCTGGTGGCCTCCGACCCCGGCGTGGTGGAAGCTGCCCGCGCCATGGGCGACAGCAGGCTGCACATCCTGTGGTCAGTGGTGATTCCAGAGTCGCTGGCACCGCTGATCCTGGGCTACACGTTCATGATCATCGCAATCGTGGACATGTCCGCCATGGCCGGGTACATCGGCGGTGGCGGCCTGGGCAACTTCGCCATCATGTACGGCTATCAGCAGTTCAACTGGGAAGTCACGCTGGTGACCGTCCTGATCATCATCGTCATGGTGCAGGCCGCGCAGTTGCTGGGCAACTTCCTGGCCCAGCGCATCCTTCGCCGCTAA
- a CDS encoding methionine ABC transporter ATP-binding protein — protein sequence MSAIVSLRGVSKLFPVQGSKRTQRTEPVRAVDDVTLDIEEGTVVGIVGYSGAGKSTLVRLLNGLERPTEGQVFVKGQDISSLPEGQLRKVRAGIGMIFQQFNLLKSRTVFGNVAYPLKVAGWPKDKIKPRVEELLEFVGIADKAGSYPRRLSGGQQQRVGIARALANAPDILLADEATSALDPETTRDVLRLLRRINKELGTTVVVITHEMHVVREICDTVVMMESGRVVEAGPTYTVFADPQSASTQRFVSTAVHGTPEPDTVSRLAAAHPGRLVSIGISEAAPTPLVASTFERHGVGSGVVFGGVTEIQNKILGTLTYELTGSDAGIDAALADLGEVTAVERQLPTAAPTESAVPHLPAPVPANAGE from the coding sequence GTGAGCGCGATCGTTTCCCTGCGCGGAGTCAGCAAGCTGTTCCCGGTCCAAGGAAGCAAACGCACCCAGCGCACTGAACCCGTGCGGGCCGTGGACGATGTCACTTTGGACATCGAAGAGGGCACCGTGGTGGGCATCGTCGGGTACTCCGGAGCCGGGAAATCCACTCTGGTGCGTCTGCTTAACGGTCTGGAACGCCCCACGGAAGGCCAGGTTTTCGTCAAGGGACAGGACATCTCGTCGCTCCCCGAAGGCCAGCTGCGCAAAGTGCGTGCCGGGATCGGCATGATCTTCCAGCAGTTCAATCTGCTCAAGTCCCGCACCGTCTTCGGGAACGTCGCCTATCCGCTGAAAGTGGCAGGTTGGCCGAAGGACAAAATCAAGCCACGCGTTGAAGAGTTGCTCGAGTTCGTGGGCATCGCGGACAAAGCCGGCTCCTACCCCCGGCGGCTTTCCGGCGGGCAACAGCAGCGGGTGGGCATCGCCCGGGCGCTGGCGAACGCCCCGGACATCCTGCTGGCCGACGAAGCCACCAGCGCATTGGACCCCGAGACCACCCGGGACGTCCTCCGCTTGCTCCGCCGGATCAACAAAGAACTCGGAACCACTGTTGTGGTCATCACCCACGAAATGCACGTGGTCCGCGAAATCTGCGACACCGTAGTGATGATGGAATCCGGCCGTGTGGTGGAAGCCGGGCCAACGTACACAGTCTTCGCCGACCCCCAAAGTGCGTCCACCCAGCGCTTCGTATCCACGGCGGTACACGGCACACCGGAACCCGACACCGTCAGCAGACTCGCGGCAGCCCATCCCGGCAGGCTCGTCTCCATCGGCATCTCCGAGGCAGCGCCCACCCCTCTGGTTGCCTCAACCTTCGAGCGCCACGGGGTTGGCTCCGGCGTGGTGTTCGGCGGCGTCACCGAAATCCAGAACAAGATCCTCGGCACACTCACCTACGAGCTCACCGGCAGCGACGCCGGGATTGACGCCGCGCTCGCCGACTTAGGTGAGGTCACCGCCGTCGAACGCCAACTTCCGACGGCGGCACCCACCGAAAGTGCCGTCCCGCACCTTCCAGCACCTGTCCCCGCGAACGCCGGAGAATAG
- a CDS encoding MetQ/NlpA family ABC transporter substrate-binding protein: protein MKNRLLVAAVGLVAALSLSACGGASSGSTTSGNTKVVIGVDDGAEEHWTILKNKLKDQGIDLEVKNFTDGAQINTATQQGQVDINLFQHLKYLSQFNVNSNGTLVPVGATAVYPLALYSEKFKSVEELPADAEVAIPNNPTNQARALLNLQTAGLLQLKDGGNSLSTPAEITSSKIKVVPVDSNQTVNALKGTTDAAVVNNTQAQKGGLGDEKIIFKEDLNSESLAPYINGFVVKADRKDDPTWKKIVDAYHTPEVEASVTKLNDGNLQFKADWTAAKLQEVLTVEEEAIKKTK, encoded by the coding sequence ATGAAGAACCGCTTGTTAGTCGCCGCCGTCGGCCTGGTCGCCGCCCTATCGCTCTCGGCATGCGGGGGTGCTTCAAGTGGTTCCACGACGTCCGGGAACACCAAGGTAGTGATCGGCGTGGACGACGGCGCTGAAGAGCACTGGACCATTCTGAAGAACAAACTCAAGGACCAGGGCATCGACCTTGAGGTCAAGAACTTCACTGATGGTGCGCAGATCAACACGGCAACCCAGCAGGGCCAAGTGGACATCAACCTGTTCCAGCACCTGAAGTACCTGTCCCAGTTCAACGTCAACAGCAACGGCACCTTGGTCCCTGTTGGTGCCACAGCTGTCTACCCGCTGGCCTTGTACTCAGAGAAGTTCAAGTCTGTGGAAGAGCTGCCCGCCGACGCCGAGGTTGCGATCCCGAACAACCCCACCAACCAGGCACGCGCCCTGCTGAACCTTCAGACAGCAGGCCTGTTGCAGCTCAAGGACGGCGGCAACTCGCTCTCCACACCTGCTGAAATCACGTCGAGCAAGATCAAGGTTGTCCCGGTGGACAGCAACCAGACGGTCAATGCGCTCAAGGGAACAACGGACGCTGCCGTAGTCAACAACACGCAGGCCCAGAAGGGCGGCCTGGGCGACGAGAAGATCATCTTCAAGGAAGACCTGAACTCGGAGTCCTTGGCACCGTACATCAATGGCTTCGTGGTGAAGGCCGACCGTAAGGACGATCCCACGTGGAAGAAGATCGTTGACGCGTACCACACGCCTGAGGTTGAAGCCTCAGTCACCAAGCTCAACGACGGCAATCTTCAGTTCAAAGCTGATTGGACTGCTGCCAAGCTGCAGGAAGTCCTCACCGTCGAAGAAGAAGCCATCAAGAAGACCAAGTAG
- a CDS encoding LLM class flavin-dependent oxidoreductase gives MNQTLARERQQIHFFAYLVGTGIHLASWRHETAFPQASIDFAHQVKLARTAEDAKFDAIFLGDSLAIDETSNPGILNRFDPIGLVTALGAVTSNIGLIATSSTSYDEPFNFARAALTADHISGGRVGWNIVTTRDLTNSTAGNFSADEHFDHSLRYRRAEEFVEVTQGLWNSWDTDAFLYDKDNGRFFDRHKLRRLEYKGEFFKVAGPLNIGPSPQHSPLLAQAGTSVPGQQLGARFANALFASHPDIPQARQYRDSIRAQAKAFGRNPDELYVYQAISPVVADTRDEALERIRELDNLITDQQVLDFLQEYFAGQLDFTGLAADATVAQSGIPTIAQPRTDFRSAGEQISGREDEVTLKDLYSILTGDKRNHDFIGTPQHVADSLERWHAEGAADGFNLMFSLLPQDLERFAKGVIPLLQERGLARTEYAGTTLKSHLGLDPQPKGQP, from the coding sequence ATGAACCAGACACTCGCCCGCGAACGCCAGCAGATTCACTTCTTCGCCTACCTTGTGGGCACCGGCATCCATTTGGCTTCATGGCGCCACGAAACAGCCTTTCCCCAGGCCAGCATCGACTTCGCGCACCAGGTAAAGCTCGCCAGGACAGCCGAAGACGCCAAGTTCGACGCGATCTTCCTGGGCGACTCCCTGGCGATCGACGAAACGTCCAACCCGGGCATCCTGAATCGCTTCGACCCCATCGGCCTGGTCACGGCCCTTGGTGCGGTCACCAGCAACATCGGCCTCATCGCCACGTCGTCCACGTCCTACGACGAGCCTTTCAACTTTGCCCGGGCTGCCCTCACCGCGGACCACATCAGCGGTGGCCGTGTCGGCTGGAACATCGTCACCACGCGCGACCTCACCAACAGCACGGCGGGCAATTTCAGCGCCGATGAGCACTTCGACCACAGCCTCCGGTACCGCCGCGCTGAAGAGTTCGTTGAGGTGACCCAAGGCCTCTGGAATTCCTGGGACACGGACGCTTTCCTCTATGACAAGGACAACGGCCGGTTCTTCGACCGCCACAAACTCCGCCGCCTGGAGTACAAGGGCGAGTTCTTCAAGGTTGCAGGTCCGCTCAACATTGGGCCATCACCGCAGCATTCCCCTTTGCTGGCCCAGGCGGGCACTTCCGTTCCAGGCCAACAGCTGGGAGCGCGCTTCGCCAACGCCCTTTTTGCCAGCCACCCTGATATCCCGCAGGCGCGCCAATACCGGGATTCGATCCGCGCCCAGGCAAAGGCGTTCGGCCGGAATCCGGACGAACTCTATGTCTACCAAGCCATCTCGCCGGTAGTGGCAGACACCCGAGACGAGGCCTTGGAACGAATCCGGGAGCTGGACAACCTGATCACCGACCAGCAGGTCCTGGACTTCCTGCAGGAGTATTTCGCGGGCCAGTTGGACTTCACCGGCCTCGCCGCTGACGCCACCGTGGCCCAGTCCGGCATCCCCACCATCGCACAGCCCCGGACCGATTTCCGTTCCGCCGGTGAACAGATCAGTGGACGTGAAGACGAGGTCACGCTCAAGGACCTCTACTCAATCCTCACGGGCGACAAACGGAACCACGACTTCATCGGCACCCCGCAGCACGTGGCCGACTCCTTGGAACGCTGGCACGCAGAAGGCGCAGCCGACGGCTTCAACCTCATGTTCTCGCTCCTCCCCCAAGACCTGGAGCGCTTTGCCAAGGGGGTCATTCCGCTGCTCCAGGAACGCGGCCTGGCGCGCACTGAGTACGCCGGCACCACCCTGAAATCGCACCTCGGACTCGATCCGCAGCCGAAAGGACAACCATGA
- a CDS encoding GNAT family N-acetyltransferase, with translation MTTTPTVATGTHVIRQARPEEYDAVGRLTYEGFGHHLPGAHQPDEQRLELLLNATARAREGVLLVAEDVETGRLVGTASLLPFGSHLSRQAEEGEVELRLLAVHPDARRTGLGQQLLDESARLATARGAVRVVLDTAVNNEGSQRLYRRLGYVRRPEREKERPAPKVQLVVYTLELPPA, from the coding sequence ATGACCACCACACCAACCGTCGCCACCGGCACCCACGTGATCCGCCAGGCTCGCCCCGAAGAGTACGACGCCGTGGGGCGGCTGACGTACGAAGGCTTCGGTCATCATCTCCCAGGCGCGCATCAGCCTGACGAACAGCGGCTGGAGCTTTTGCTCAATGCCACGGCGCGGGCCCGCGAAGGCGTGCTGCTGGTGGCCGAAGACGTGGAAACCGGGCGGCTGGTGGGCACAGCCAGCCTGCTGCCCTTCGGCTCACACCTCAGCCGGCAGGCCGAAGAAGGCGAGGTGGAGTTGCGGTTACTGGCCGTGCACCCGGACGCGCGCAGGACGGGCCTTGGCCAGCAACTCCTGGACGAATCCGCCCGCCTTGCCACGGCACGGGGTGCCGTGCGCGTCGTGCTGGACACCGCCGTCAACAATGAAGGGTCCCAGCGCCTTTACCGTCGCTTGGGCTATGTTCGTCGACCCGAGCGTGAGAAGGAGCGCCCTGCGCCGAAGGTGCAGCTGGTGGTCTACACGCTGGAGCTCCCGCCGGCATAA
- a CDS encoding zeta toxin family protein — MAKDLLLRDADANGLLAYRYTHVLPDGKPVGMRELAAHIHSASSRTTDVVRQLALGAGENVILDGTLSWRPLIDVYINELFSAGYEDLQVVNVEAPLHVATERARTRWWRGRQRDLDLGGRFVAEQVIQGYYENHSWQSSCATNALILAERAADELGAGKLSRFDVDPATGVVTLSSETVFR; from the coding sequence TTGGCCAAAGATCTGCTGCTCAGGGATGCGGATGCCAATGGTTTGCTGGCGTACAGGTACACCCACGTCCTGCCCGACGGAAAGCCCGTCGGCATGCGGGAGCTTGCCGCGCACATCCATTCAGCTTCTTCGCGGACCACGGATGTCGTACGGCAGTTGGCGTTGGGCGCAGGCGAAAACGTCATCTTGGACGGAACTCTATCTTGGAGGCCACTCATCGATGTCTACATCAATGAGTTGTTCAGCGCCGGATACGAGGACCTGCAAGTAGTGAACGTCGAGGCTCCCCTGCATGTAGCAACTGAGCGCGCCAGAACACGATGGTGGCGCGGGAGGCAGCGGGACCTTGACCTCGGTGGCAGGTTCGTTGCTGAACAGGTCATTCAGGGTTACTACGAAAATCACTCCTGGCAATCTTCCTGCGCGACCAACGCCTTGATTCTCGCCGAGCGCGCGGCAGACGAACTGGGTGCCGGCAAGCTAAGCCGGTTCGACGTTGATCCCGCAACAGGGGTTGTGACCTTGTCTTCTGAAACGGTTTTCAGATAG
- a CDS encoding oxidoreductase, which yields MTTWLITGCSTGLGRALARAVLAKGDNAVVTARNTDSLQDLAAEFPTTALAVALDVTDQGQVDGAVKQAEERFGAVDVLVNNAGYGYRAAIEEGDDADVRTLFDTNVFGPIAMTKAVLPGMRSRRSGAIVNISSIGARICPPGSGYYSASKAALEGISGSLHKELQPLGISVTAVEPGGFRTDFAGRSLTQSAEAIADYADTAGKRRKENDTVHGTQPGDPDKAAQVIISAVEAEQTPAFLLLGADAVYAYDAVEEAMRAEVDRWREHSASTGYTE from the coding sequence ATGACTACCTGGCTCATCACAGGCTGCTCCACAGGACTCGGCCGGGCGCTGGCCCGAGCAGTCCTCGCAAAAGGCGATAACGCGGTGGTTACCGCCCGCAACACCGATTCGCTGCAGGACCTGGCCGCGGAATTCCCGACGACGGCCCTCGCCGTGGCGCTCGACGTCACCGATCAAGGGCAGGTGGATGGCGCAGTCAAGCAGGCCGAAGAGCGCTTTGGCGCTGTAGACGTCCTGGTCAACAACGCCGGCTACGGCTACCGCGCAGCCATCGAAGAAGGCGACGACGCCGACGTCCGCACGCTATTCGACACCAACGTGTTCGGCCCCATCGCCATGACCAAGGCCGTCCTTCCGGGGATGCGTTCCAGGCGATCGGGCGCAATCGTGAACATCTCATCCATCGGCGCCCGGATCTGCCCGCCCGGATCGGGCTATTACTCCGCGTCCAAGGCCGCCCTGGAGGGAATCTCGGGTTCGCTCCACAAGGAACTCCAGCCCCTCGGGATCTCCGTTACAGCTGTGGAACCGGGCGGGTTCCGGACCGATTTCGCCGGGCGTTCGCTCACCCAGTCGGCCGAAGCAATCGCGGACTACGCCGACACGGCCGGTAAACGCCGCAAGGAAAACGACACCGTCCACGGCACCCAGCCGGGCGATCCGGACAAGGCTGCGCAGGTGATTATCAGCGCAGTGGAAGCCGAGCAGACCCCGGCTTTCCTGTTGCTCGGAGCGGACGCTGTATACGCGTACGACGCCGTGGAGGAAGCCATGCGTGCAGAGGTTGACCGTTGGCGGGAACACAGTGCCAGCACCGGTTACACGGAGTAA
- a CDS encoding glycosyltransferase — protein sequence MLTEIMVSADAPDTDATPRGSHRAAGGVVTVLVPAHNESAGITETLLSLNNQTRRPDRIIVVADNCTDDTETLALAQGVEVTGTVGNKDKKAGALNFALGELLPDADPEDLVLVQDADSQLALDFIENATDNLLTDELLGAVGGVFSGGPGGGFVGHLQRNEYARYARDVKRLHGKCLVVTGTAALFRVKTLRDVVAARLAGTLPPGIGKGGVYDTSVLTEDNELSFALLTLGYRIASPSNCTLVTEVMPTWRELWAQRLRWKRGAVENCVQYGWTKITRPYWGRQFLSMIGVLVTLAYFGSIIFALTTGMGLNLQPFWIAVTGIFVLERIVTLRFRGWRYMLLAATMYETVIDIFLQAVHAKAYLDAALNRKKVW from the coding sequence ATGCTCACGGAAATCATGGTTAGTGCAGACGCACCGGACACGGATGCCACCCCGCGCGGATCCCACCGTGCCGCCGGCGGAGTAGTAACAGTCCTGGTCCCGGCCCACAACGAGTCGGCCGGCATCACCGAGACGCTGCTGTCCCTGAACAACCAGACCCGCCGGCCGGACCGGATCATCGTGGTGGCCGACAACTGCACCGATGACACCGAGACCCTCGCGCTTGCCCAGGGCGTCGAGGTCACGGGCACCGTCGGCAACAAGGACAAGAAGGCCGGCGCCCTGAACTTCGCGCTCGGCGAGTTGCTTCCGGACGCCGACCCTGAAGACCTGGTCCTGGTCCAGGATGCCGACTCGCAGTTGGCCCTCGATTTCATCGAAAACGCCACCGACAACCTGCTCACCGATGAACTACTCGGCGCAGTTGGCGGCGTGTTCAGCGGCGGCCCCGGTGGCGGCTTCGTAGGCCACCTCCAACGCAACGAGTACGCCCGCTACGCCAGGGACGTCAAGCGCCTCCACGGCAAATGCCTGGTAGTGACCGGAACGGCTGCACTGTTCCGGGTCAAGACGTTGCGCGATGTGGTCGCAGCCCGTCTGGCGGGCACCCTCCCTCCAGGCATCGGCAAGGGCGGCGTCTACGACACGTCGGTCCTCACCGAAGACAACGAGCTCTCCTTCGCCCTGCTGACCCTCGGGTACCGCATCGCTTCGCCGTCCAACTGCACGCTGGTCACGGAGGTCATGCCCACATGGCGTGAACTCTGGGCGCAGCGGCTCCGCTGGAAGCGTGGCGCGGTGGAGAACTGCGTGCAGTACGGGTGGACCAAAATCACCAGGCCGTATTGGGGACGCCAGTTCCTGTCCATGATCGGTGTCCTGGTGACCCTGGCCTACTTCGGCTCCATCATTTTTGCTTTGACCACCGGAATGGGCCTGAACCTCCAGCCATTCTGGATCGCAGTCACCGGCATCTTCGTCCTGGAGCGCATCGTCACACTGCGCTTCCGGGGCTGGAGGTACATGCTGCTGGCCGCAACCATGTACGAAACCGTCATCGATATCTTCCTCCAGGCCGTGCACGCCAAGGCCTACCTGGATGCAGCCCTCAACCGCAAGAAAGTTTGGTAA